In one Prosthecochloris aestuarii DSM 271 genomic region, the following are encoded:
- a CDS encoding thiamine-phosphate kinase: MNNELKLAEIGEFSLLKDYIIPMLRDVSNDLIGDDCAFIKLNEQYDRLVVTTDAGPKPLVMNLGYDSYFSWGWYTILVNVSDLASTGCEPLSISLSIDAPSDMKLSELVEFYSGISSACQEFNISISGGNIRASKVFATHGTAIGLLERSKASITRKNCSKNDILISIGDNGAFISFYLKAKKCGFDSLLPNEKEKLIKPYSQLRAVRIINQEGLLSSASDNSDGILGSIMNICERSNCGFLINFDDIKIPSYILETSKSHKLNPWNLFLCWGDWQVIATVSYEKFERFIDLSAKNNINYTVLGRATSSPLSIEGILHNELVDVNVIRNENFKQHSYNNDITSHVDYLLKTDLFKKKKNGIKKSCNIFCEK; this comes from the coding sequence ATGAATAATGAATTAAAACTTGCTGAAATTGGTGAATTCTCTCTATTAAAAGATTATATAATTCCTATGTTGAGAGATGTTAGTAACGATTTAATAGGGGATGATTGTGCATTTATTAAATTAAATGAACAATATGACAGATTAGTAGTAACTACGGATGCTGGACCCAAACCACTTGTTATGAATTTAGGATATGATTCTTATTTCTCTTGGGGATGGTATACTATATTAGTTAATGTTAGCGACCTAGCATCAACTGGCTGTGAGCCATTGTCTATTTCTTTGTCAATTGATGCGCCAAGTGACATGAAGTTATCAGAATTGGTGGAGTTTTATAGTGGAATATCTTCGGCTTGTCAAGAATTTAATATTTCAATATCGGGAGGTAATATTAGAGCAAGCAAGGTATTTGCAACTCACGGAACTGCTATTGGATTATTAGAAAGATCAAAAGCTAGTATTACTAGAAAAAACTGTTCAAAAAATGACATATTAATTAGTATTGGAGACAATGGGGCATTTATTTCATTTTATTTGAAAGCAAAGAAATGTGGATTTGATTCATTATTGCCTAATGAAAAAGAAAAACTAATAAAGCCTTATTCTCAACTAAGAGCAGTGAGAATTATAAATCAAGAAGGTTTGCTTTCATCTGCAAGTGATAATTCTGATGGAATCTTAGGTTCAATAATGAATATTTGTGAAAGGTCAAACTGTGGGTTTTTAATAAATTTTGATGATATAAAAATACCTAGTTATATACTTGAAACAAGCAAAAGTCACAAATTAAACCCATGGAACCTTTTTTTGTGTTGGGGGGATTGGCAAGTAATTGCAACAGTGAGTTATGAAAAATTTGAAAGATTTATTGATTTATCTGCGAAAAACAACATCAATTATACAGTTTTAGGAAGAGCAACGTCAAGTCCATTGTCTATTGAGGGAATTTTGCACAACGAATTGGTAGATGTTAATGTAATTAGAAATGAGAATTTTAAACAGCATTCATATAATAATGATATTACAAGTCATGTAGATTATTTATTGAAAACAGACTTATTTAAAAAAAAGAAAAATGGAATTAAAAAATCATGTAATATATTTTGCGAAAAATAA
- a CDS encoding dCTP deaminase domain-containing protein, which translates to MELKNHVIYFAKNKSGGIIPKKREEDAGYDFYPCFDEQFIIINPNEIVLVPTGISSAFNSNFVLIVKERSSTGAKGMSVRMGVIDSGYRGEIMIGINNTNSKPIKITKGSHHKEDNYIIHPYNKAIAQGILLQIPKMNIQEVSYDELLKFESARKKSFLGASGK; encoded by the coding sequence ATGGAATTAAAAAATCATGTAATATATTTTGCGAAAAATAAATCAGGAGGGATTATTCCAAAAAAAAGAGAGGAAGATGCGGGTTATGATTTTTATCCTTGTTTTGATGAGCAATTTATAATTATTAATCCAAATGAAATAGTATTAGTGCCAACAGGAATTTCTTCTGCATTTAACTCTAATTTTGTTTTAATAGTTAAGGAACGAAGTAGCACGGGTGCAAAGGGCATGTCTGTTAGAATGGGAGTAATTGATTCAGGATATAGAGGAGAAATAATGATTGGTATAAATAATACAAATAGTAAACCTATTAAAATTACAAAGGGATCTCATCATAAGGAAGATAATTATATAATTCATCCCTATAATAAAGCAATTGCACAAGGAATTCTACTGCAAATTCCTAAAATGAATATACAAGAAGTTAGTTATGACGAACTTTTAAAATTCGAATCTGCCAGAAAAAAATCTTTTCTAGGCGCAAGTGGAAAATAA
- a CDS encoding integrase core domain-containing protein, translated as MRLEPSAVKVARWVLRGRWRSNAPPLPDIESLFKTMKYHVTYPNAFDTLEDARRWMGDFVHWYNTEHLHSSIGYVTPHQMRHGQAESIFELRNEAINQARQLHPERWGSRSAKQWIVNREVVLNPDKK; from the coding sequence GTGAGGCTTGAGCCCAGTGCGGTGAAAGTCGCACGCTGGGTTCTTAGGGGACGGTGGCGTAGCAATGCGCCGCCGTTACCCGACATCGAGTCGCTGTTCAAGACGATGAAGTACCATGTCACCTATCCGAATGCCTTTGATACGCTTGAAGATGCCCGCCGCTGGATGGGCGACTTCGTGCACTGGTACAATACCGAACACCTGCATTCTTCAATTGGCTACGTAACACCGCATCAGATGCGACACGGACAGGCAGAATCGATTTTCGAACTTCGAAATGAAGCAATAAATCAGGCCAGACAGTTGCATCCTGAACGCTGGGGTTCACGATCAGCAAAGCAATGGATTGTTAACCGGGAAGTAGTGCTCAACCCGGACAAAAAGTGA
- a CDS encoding DDE-type integrase/transposase/recombinase: protein MILEAHKAEVIMLIEEAHGNGARYSKACEVVGISHRTLQRWKQCGLKDQRKGSQKTVVRKVPQETRDEIINVCNEPRFRDLTPYEIVPQLLEEGRYLASERTIYRILRKADQVHHRSELRVGHRHTKPPERKATGPNQVYTWDITYMGRTVRGLFYYAYVVKDLFDRSIVGWAVHEEESEKHSRALFARILNGGKVKLKALHADNGHPMKGDTLMALLQKLNVAVSHSRPRTSNDNPFVRRESRIVELFFEPVVPSTAPTGTCRGSNPSV, encoded by the coding sequence TTGATCCTGGAAGCCCATAAGGCTGAAGTCATTATGCTGATAGAAGAAGCACATGGAAACGGAGCCCGTTACAGCAAGGCCTGTGAGGTTGTTGGGATCTCTCATCGCACCCTCCAGCGCTGGAAGCAATGTGGCCTGAAAGACCAACGCAAAGGGTCACAGAAAACCGTTGTGAGAAAGGTTCCTCAGGAAACCAGGGACGAAATCATCAATGTCTGTAACGAGCCTCGGTTCCGGGATCTGACACCGTATGAAATCGTGCCCCAGCTTCTGGAAGAAGGCCGCTATCTGGCTTCAGAACGAACGATCTACCGTATCCTGAGGAAAGCTGATCAGGTGCACCATCGGAGTGAGCTGCGCGTCGGTCACCGTCATACCAAGCCGCCGGAACGCAAGGCTACAGGCCCGAATCAGGTGTACACATGGGACATCACCTATATGGGGCGTACGGTAAGAGGCCTATTCTATTACGCGTATGTTGTCAAGGATCTCTTTGACAGATCCATCGTCGGCTGGGCGGTTCACGAAGAAGAAAGCGAAAAGCACAGCCGAGCTCTCTTCGCCCGGATACTGAACGGAGGCAAGGTAAAACTCAAGGCGCTTCACGCTGATAACGGTCACCCGATGAAAGGTGATACGCTGATGGCCCTTCTGCAAAAGCTCAATGTTGCAGTCTCGCACAGCAGGCCACGGACCAGCAATGACAACCCCTTCGTGCGACGTGAAAGTCGCATAGTTGAACTGTTCTTTGAACCAGTTGTGCCGTCAACTGCTCCCACCGGCACATGCAGAGGGAGTAATCCTTCTGTGTGA
- a CDS encoding transposase: protein MGYSHAVRHSILKKVLPPESRNIAEVSRETGINHQTIRNWIKQAESGILADGTQDSCPRFLTPKEKYELVVEAAGIDDEQLGEFLRERGLHTEHLTIWDQELRDMVDKKSEQQDKENKELKKKVRELEKELQRKEKALAEAAALLVLKKKLSALTKENEDD from the coding sequence ATGGGTTATTCGCACGCCGTGAGACACAGTATTCTGAAAAAAGTGCTGCCGCCTGAGAGCAGGAACATAGCAGAAGTCAGCCGGGAAACCGGAATCAACCATCAAACGATCAGGAATTGGATCAAGCAAGCTGAATCAGGTATCTTGGCAGATGGAACACAAGACAGTTGTCCCCGTTTCCTGACACCCAAGGAGAAATACGAGTTGGTTGTCGAGGCCGCCGGCATCGATGATGAACAGCTCGGTGAGTTTCTCAGGGAACGAGGGCTGCATACAGAACATCTCACCATCTGGGATCAAGAACTTCGAGACATGGTTGACAAGAAAAGCGAACAGCAAGACAAAGAAAATAAAGAGCTTAAGAAGAAAGTCAGAGAGCTTGAAAAGGAGCTCCAACGCAAGGAAAAAGCCCTTGCCGAAGCAGCCGCCCTGCTTGTTCTAAAAAAAAAGTTAAGCGCCCTTACCAAGGAGAACGAGGACGATTGA
- a CDS encoding lipoprotein, translating to MKKLSFLLPFVLVATLSGCNETAGGSGVPDFIQVGKKYNFNGIGWRSMTSYSSFKVLEKAGGNWVKAELYPDYGRESKTMWLNIDNLVGIEDAAE from the coding sequence ATGAAAAAATTATCCTTTTTATTGCCATTTGTTTTGGTTGCGACTTTATCAGGTTGTAATGAGACTGCTGGTGGCTCTGGGGTTCCTGATTTTATTCAAGTCGGTAAAAAATATAATTTTAATGGAATAGGCTGGCGTTCTATGACTTCGTACTCAAGTTTTAAAGTTCTTGAAAAGGCGGGTGGTAATTGGGTGAAAGCAGAGCTATATCCAGATTACGGTAGAGAATCTAAAACGATGTGGCTTAACATAGATAATCTCGTTGGAATTGAGGATGCTGCTGAGTGA
- a CDS encoding DUF1524 domain-containing protein: MFLAAQVHGSDNSLLMNGTKVLDLLTIMGDIHHIFPKGYLQKNGITDKSKYNQIANYTYLDTQTNISIGDKAPNDYFKTVFDQCDSKEMKFGNISELTLLKDNLSINCIPENIVTMVATHYEDFLLERRKLMAKKIKDYYFSL, translated from the coding sequence GTGTTTTTAGCTGCACAAGTTCATGGCAGTGACAATTCACTCTTAATGAATGGTACGAAAGTCCTTGATTTACTAACAATTATGGGCGATATACACCATATTTTCCCGAAAGGATATTTGCAGAAAAATGGAATTACCGATAAATCAAAATATAATCAAATTGCCAATTACACTTACCTTGACACTCAAACAAATATTTCAATTGGAGACAAAGCTCCAAATGATTATTTCAAGACAGTCTTTGATCAGTGTGATTCAAAGGAAATGAAATTTGGTAATATTTCAGAACTGACATTGTTAAAGGATAATTTGAGTATAAATTGCATTCCTGAAAACATCGTAACAATGGTTGCAACACATTATGAGGATTTTCTTCTGGAACGTCGGAAATTAATGGCAAAAAAGATTAAAGACTATTATTTTTCACTATGA
- a CDS encoding IS3 family transposase, with the protein MILEDHKTEVIMLIEEAHENGARYSKACEVVGISNRTLQRWKSGCLNDRRKGSKKTVPRKVPQEIREEIVAVCNEQRFRDQTPYEIVPQLLTEGRYLASESTIYRILRERDLLHHRSELRVRHRHSQPPERRATGSDQVYTWDITYMGRTIRGLLYYAYVVTDIFDKSIVGWAVHAEESETHSRALFERILKGRRISLKALHADNGHPMKGVTLMALLKDLKVAVSHSRPRTSNDNPYIESLFKTMKYHVTYPKAFETLEDARQWMGAFVNWYNTEHLHSSIGYVTPHQMRYGQAEAIFEQRNDAINRARELHPERWGSRPAKQWIVNREVVLNPDKK; encoded by the coding sequence CTGATCCTTGAGGATCACAAGACTGAAGTCATTATGCTGATAGAAGAAGCACATGAAAACGGAGCACGCTACAGCAAGGCCTGTGAGGTTGTCGGGATCTCTAACCGAACCCTGCAGCGCTGGAAAAGCGGTTGCCTGAACGACCGGCGAAAAGGCTCAAAGAAAACCGTTCCGAGAAAAGTGCCCCAGGAAATCAGGGAAGAGATCGTCGCAGTCTGCAATGAACAGCGATTCCGGGATCAGACGCCGTATGAAATCGTCCCGCAACTCCTGACAGAAGGCCGGTATCTGGCCTCTGAAAGCACGATCTACCGTATCCTGAGGGAGAGGGACCTGCTGCACCATAGGAGCGAACTGCGCGTACGCCATCGCCACTCCCAGCCGCCGGAACGACGGGCGACAGGGTCGGATCAGGTGTACACGTGGGACATCACCTACATGGGCCGTACGATAAGAGGACTATTGTATTACGCATACGTCGTAACGGACATCTTTGACAAATCCATCGTTGGCTGGGCCGTGCATGCAGAAGAGAGCGAAACACACAGCCGGGCGCTGTTCGAGCGGATCCTGAAAGGGCGTCGAATAAGCCTGAAAGCGCTGCATGCCGATAACGGCCATCCGATGAAAGGGGTGACGCTGATGGCGCTCCTGAAAGACCTGAAAGTAGCAGTCTCGCACAGCAGGCCACGGACCAGTAATGACAACCCGTATATCGAATCGCTGTTCAAGACGATGAAGTACCATGTCACGTATCCGAAAGCATTTGAAACACTGGAAGATGCAAGGCAATGGATGGGAGCGTTCGTCAACTGGTACAACACCGAACACCTGCATTCTTCAATTGGCTACGTGACACCGCATCAAATGCGATACGGACAGGCAGAAGCGATTTTCGAACAGCGAAATGATGCGATAAATCGCGCCAGAGAGTTACATCCTGAACGCTGGGGTTCACGACCAGCAAAGCAATGGATTGTTAACCGGGAAGTGGTGCTCAACCCGGACAAAAAGTGA
- a CDS encoding transposase, with translation MGYSHAVRQSVLKKVLPPEGRSISEVSRETGVNEQTIRNWIKRSKTGILADGNQDSCPRFLTPKEKYQLVVEAAGIDDEQLGGFLRERGLHSEHITIWDQELRDMIDNKNDQQDKENKALKKKVKELEKELQRKEKALAEAAALLVLKKKLDALTREHEDD, from the coding sequence ATGGGCTATTCACATGCAGTAAGGCAAAGTGTTCTGAAGAAAGTGCTGCCGCCGGAAGGCCGGAGCATCAGTGAAGTGAGCCGGGAAACCGGCGTGAACGAGCAAACCATCCGGAATTGGATCAAACGAAGTAAAACGGGTATCTTGGCTGATGGCAATCAAGACAGCTGTCCCCGTTTCCTGACACCCAAAGAGAAGTACCAACTGGTTGTTGAGGCCGCCGGTATCGATGATGAGCAACTGGGCGGGTTTCTCAGGGAACGCGGGCTGCATTCAGAACATATCACCATCTGGGACCAGGAGCTTCGGGACATGATCGACAACAAAAACGACCAGCAAGACAAAGAGAATAAAGCACTTAAGAAAAAGGTCAAAGAGCTTGAGAAGGAGCTGCAGCGCAAGGAAAAAGCGCTTGCCGAAGCAGCGGCTCTGTTAGTGTTAAAAAAAAAGTTAGATGCCCTTACGAGGGAGCACGAGGACGACTGA
- the ltrA gene encoding group II intron reverse transcriptase/maturase — translation MNTATTVCAPSGPSWTGINWSRVQRQVKKLQARIVKATQEGRYGKVKALQWLLTHSFSGKALAVKRVTENRGKHTPGVDNIIWNTPTAKTNAIASLQRRGYKPLPLRRIHIPKKNGKTRPLGIPAMKDRAMQALYLLALEPVAETTADLNSYGFRPERSTADAREQCFICLAGRNRAQWVLEADIAGCFDAISHQWLIDNIPVDKAMLQKWLKAGFVFQNKLFPTEAGTPQGGIISPVLANMTLDGLEQALATAFPRAKQQGRKMNMVCFADDFIITGHSKEWLQDEVMPVLTEFLSQRGLQLSQEKTRVTHITEGFDFLGWNMRKYGGKLLIKPSKQSIQSHLKKVKEIIKANKATKQVHLIGYLNPVLRGWANYHRYAVAKRTFANNDSRIWFMLWQWAKRRHPNKGARWVKAKYFTTQRYRNRVFAAMVDPQKKQRLTLFLEGSTPIKQYNKIRMGANPHDPVWRPYLEARKKQMIKSTPKCFRVPQ, via the coding sequence ATGAATACGGCTACAACTGTATGTGCACCTTCCGGCCCATCGTGGACCGGGATCAACTGGTCCCGTGTACAACGACAGGTAAAGAAGCTTCAGGCTCGTATTGTCAAGGCAACACAGGAAGGCCGCTATGGCAAGGTAAAAGCCTTGCAATGGCTGCTGACTCACTCGTTCAGCGGCAAGGCTCTTGCCGTTAAGCGAGTAACGGAAAACCGGGGAAAACACACCCCGGGAGTTGATAACATCATCTGGAACACACCAACAGCGAAAACCAATGCCATAGCATCACTGCAACGAAGAGGCTACAAACCTCTTCCTCTTCGGAGGATTCATATTCCAAAGAAAAACGGCAAAACACGACCTCTCGGCATACCTGCAATGAAGGACAGGGCTATGCAGGCGCTTTACCTGCTCGCACTCGAACCTGTTGCAGAAACAACCGCTGACCTGAACTCTTACGGGTTCAGGCCAGAGCGCTCAACGGCTGATGCAAGAGAACAATGCTTCATCTGCCTTGCCGGGCGCAATCGCGCCCAATGGGTGCTGGAGGCTGATATTGCCGGGTGTTTTGATGCTATCAGCCATCAATGGCTCATCGACAACATTCCAGTTGACAAAGCGATGCTCCAGAAGTGGCTCAAGGCAGGATTTGTGTTTCAAAACAAGCTCTTTCCCACAGAAGCCGGCACGCCGCAAGGAGGTATTATCAGTCCGGTTCTGGCAAACATGACATTGGACGGCCTTGAACAGGCGCTCGCGACAGCATTTCCGCGAGCCAAACAACAGGGCCGAAAGATGAACATGGTTTGTTTTGCTGATGATTTCATCATTACCGGTCACTCAAAAGAGTGGCTCCAGGATGAGGTCATGCCTGTACTCACTGAGTTCCTGTCACAACGGGGACTCCAGCTGTCACAGGAAAAAACCAGGGTAACGCACATCACGGAAGGATTTGATTTCCTCGGCTGGAACATGCGAAAATATGGTGGCAAGCTTTTGATCAAGCCGTCAAAACAGAGCATCCAGTCACACCTCAAAAAGGTGAAAGAGATCATCAAGGCGAACAAGGCTACAAAACAGGTGCACCTGATTGGCTATCTCAACCCGGTATTACGTGGTTGGGCCAATTACCACCGATACGCCGTGGCCAAGAGAACCTTTGCCAATAATGACTCGCGAATCTGGTTTATGCTGTGGCAATGGGCAAAACGACGACACCCTAACAAAGGGGCCCGATGGGTCAAAGCTAAATACTTTACGACTCAGAGGTACCGTAACAGGGTGTTTGCCGCCATGGTCGATCCTCAGAAGAAACAGCGGTTAACGCTGTTTCTCGAAGGGAGTACACCAATAAAGCAGTATAACAAAATCCGAATGGGAGCTAATCCTCACGATCCAGTGTGGAGGCCCTATCTTGAAGCCCGAAAAAAACAGATGATAAAATCAACACCAAAGTGTTTCCGGGTACCTCAATAA
- the pepN gene encoding aminopeptidase N, whose protein sequence is MTFSIDTENMLTRQAAETRSTLVSNTSYTLELTLKEHAAEYKGRCRVAFDYHRGGTDHLKLDFITRQIHSVTLNGRATEEYLKGDFAIYLNEDHLTEGRNTLEITYTSLFDNTGSGFHKFHDPEDNEEYMHTDFEPYDAHCLFPCFDQPDIKASYQLTVNGPSKWTYIHNTLPEHTQTNDDEVTIAFKRTPLFSTYLFALVVGPYTRWEERYKQIPLGIYCRKSLAKYMDQDNIFAITREAMATLVDYFDYPYPYDKYDQVFVPEFNFGAMENVGCVTFSEHYIFRNKKLYSEHLNRANTITHEMVHMWFGDLVTMKWWNDLWLNESFADYLSYFAMSKGKLFSDALEHMYARKEWAYQQDQYATTHPIAASARDTIEAFSNFDGISYSKGASVLRQLQYYIGDEAFRASIGHYFKRFAEQNTTLDDFLSIMSENSGIDIVAWSHQWLETTGVNTLLSRIKNGRLMIEQQGSANNNLIRQHAIEFTGYRQSNGALVENETKKIIINGKTAEAPLKLDTAFVILNTHDHDYVKVFYSNDAIAIARRSLHTIEDPFARRLVWGSLWQMVRDNALAPTEFIRMGIELGLKEKDLSILNSHIIAKIKAIVSVYLTDDNRAIWMPRLNTMARERLAETENSEEQQIIWFGLLLETALLSDELDYLHALVTGAESIASLVIDQEKRWNIIARLMAYGHAEAETLFSNEKELDKSDLGLKKAFMVQASRPDSAEKETCWQAFTEPSSRSTDFLRYGMNGFHWRTQKDILAPYVDRYFEAVEKVYTERDVHYTEAFGQLLFPHWDQTRKMLHTIEAFLDEKDKKGDEPPALLRKKLIEQADDLKRILPILEKQQTEVRLKE, encoded by the coding sequence ATGACTTTTTCCATAGACACTGAAAACATGCTCACCCGGCAAGCGGCGGAAACCCGCAGCACCCTGGTTTCCAACACCAGCTATACCCTTGAACTCACCCTGAAAGAACATGCTGCCGAGTACAAGGGGCGCTGCCGTGTGGCGTTTGACTATCACCGTGGCGGTACAGACCACCTCAAACTTGATTTTATCACCAGACAGATCCATTCGGTTACGCTCAATGGCAGGGCGACGGAGGAGTATCTGAAGGGTGATTTCGCCATCTATCTCAATGAAGATCATCTGACAGAGGGCCGCAATACGCTGGAGATCACCTACACCAGCCTGTTCGATAATACCGGTTCGGGCTTTCATAAATTTCACGATCCCGAAGACAATGAAGAGTACATGCATACCGACTTTGAGCCTTACGACGCGCACTGCCTGTTCCCGTGCTTCGATCAGCCCGATATCAAAGCCTCGTACCAGCTCACGGTAAACGGACCCTCAAAATGGACCTATATCCACAACACCCTGCCTGAGCATACCCAAACAAACGATGATGAGGTAACGATTGCGTTCAAGCGCACGCCTCTCTTTTCCACCTACCTCTTTGCCCTGGTTGTGGGCCCTTACACCAGATGGGAAGAGCGTTACAAGCAGATTCCGCTTGGGATTTACTGCCGAAAGTCGCTCGCGAAATACATGGATCAGGACAATATCTTTGCTATCACCAGGGAAGCCATGGCTACCCTGGTGGACTATTTCGACTACCCCTATCCGTACGACAAGTACGACCAGGTTTTTGTCCCGGAATTCAATTTCGGTGCCATGGAAAATGTAGGTTGCGTCACCTTCAGCGAACACTATATCTTCCGCAATAAAAAGCTCTACAGCGAGCACCTGAACCGCGCCAACACCATCACCCATGAAATGGTACACATGTGGTTCGGCGACCTGGTAACCATGAAATGGTGGAACGACCTCTGGCTCAACGAAAGCTTTGCCGACTACCTCTCCTATTTCGCCATGTCCAAAGGCAAGCTGTTCAGTGATGCGCTGGAACATATGTACGCCCGCAAAGAGTGGGCCTATCAGCAGGATCAGTATGCAACCACCCACCCCATAGCCGCTTCGGCCCGCGATACCATCGAGGCCTTCAGCAATTTTGACGGCATCAGCTACTCCAAAGGCGCCTCGGTACTTCGACAGCTTCAGTACTATATCGGTGACGAGGCCTTCCGCGCCTCCATTGGGCACTACTTCAAACGATTCGCTGAACAGAACACCACCCTGGATGATTTTCTTTCAATCATGTCAGAGAACAGCGGCATCGACATTGTCGCCTGGAGCCATCAATGGCTGGAAACCACCGGCGTCAATACCCTCTTGAGCCGCATCAAGAACGGCAGGCTCATGATCGAGCAGCAGGGCTCGGCCAACAACAACCTCATCCGGCAGCATGCCATCGAATTTACCGGCTACCGTCAGAGCAATGGAGCGCTCGTCGAAAATGAAACCAAAAAAATCATCATCAACGGGAAAACCGCCGAGGCGCCGCTGAAACTCGATACCGCGTTCGTGATCCTCAATACACACGACCACGATTACGTGAAAGTATTTTACAGCAATGATGCTATCGCCATCGCCCGTAGGTCACTGCATACCATTGAAGACCCGTTTGCCCGGAGGCTGGTCTGGGGAAGCCTCTGGCAGATGGTGCGCGACAATGCACTTGCCCCGACCGAGTTCATCCGGATGGGTATTGAACTGGGCCTGAAAGAAAAGGACTTGTCGATCCTGAACAGCCATATTATCGCAAAGATCAAAGCCATCGTGTCGGTCTACCTGACTGATGACAACAGAGCAATCTGGATGCCGAGGCTCAACACCATGGCCCGCGAGCGCCTTGCCGAGACTGAAAACAGCGAAGAGCAACAGATCATCTGGTTCGGCCTCCTGCTTGAAACCGCTCTCCTCTCCGACGAGCTGGACTACCTGCACGCCCTTGTCACGGGAGCCGAGTCCATAGCATCGCTCGTGATCGACCAGGAAAAGCGCTGGAACATCATTGCCCGTCTGATGGCCTACGGCCATGCAGAAGCCGAAACCCTGTTCAGCAACGAAAAAGAGCTGGATAAAAGCGACCTTGGGCTGAAAAAAGCCTTTATGGTGCAAGCCTCAAGGCCCGACAGCGCTGAAAAGGAAACCTGCTGGCAGGCTTTTACAGAACCATCATCCCGCTCCACAGATTTTCTCCGTTACGGAATGAATGGCTTTCACTGGCGCACGCAGAAGGATATTCTGGCGCCGTATGTCGACCGGTACTTTGAAGCTGTTGAGAAGGTCTATACCGAGCGTGATGTGCATTACACAGAAGCCTTTGGACAACTCCTCTTTCCGCACTGGGACCAAACCCGGAAGATGCTCCACACCATTGAAGCCTTTTTGGATGAGAAAGACAAAAAAGGCGACGAGCCACCGGCATTGCTCAGAAAAAAGCTCATCGAACAAGCCGACGACCTGAAACGAATCCTTCCGATCCTGGAAAAACAGCAGACCGAGGTGCGTTTGAAGGAGTAG
- a CDS encoding DUF1648 domain-containing protein — protein MPNKKKHSLAIALLALLGALMAGHALYHSSLLPDRVATHFGFSGAPDAWGPKTVFFFWYFMLTLIIAGGYALIQRAFSQKHTSWINIPNKEYWLAPERLDETLDYLKRALLLIGSGTLLMVLDLVHQSFQVSLGLASKLTHIWTSAAVYIAFCVIWVAGIYRRFTSPPTV, from the coding sequence ATGCCCAACAAAAAGAAACACTCATTAGCGATCGCGCTGTTGGCCCTGCTCGGAGCCCTGATGGCAGGACATGCTCTTTACCACTCCTCCCTGCTGCCCGACCGGGTGGCGACTCATTTCGGTTTTTCAGGCGCCCCGGACGCATGGGGCCCGAAAACGGTTTTCTTCTTCTGGTATTTCATGCTTACGCTCATTATTGCCGGAGGCTACGCGCTGATACAACGAGCATTTTCGCAAAAACATACCTCCTGGATCAACATCCCCAACAAGGAGTACTGGCTGGCACCTGAGCGTTTGGATGAAACGCTCGATTACCTCAAAAGGGCTTTACTCCTGATTGGCTCCGGCACGTTGCTCATGGTACTCGACTTAGTCCACCAATCTTTCCAGGTATCCCTCGGACTTGCATCAAAGCTCACGCACATCTGGACCAGCGCAGCGGTCTACATAGCATTCTGTGTCATATGGGTCGCAGGCATTTACCGCAGGTTCACAAGCCCCCCAACAGTCTGA